From the Gymnogyps californianus isolate 813 chromosome 2, ASM1813914v2, whole genome shotgun sequence genome, one window contains:
- the BET1 gene encoding BET1 homolog, producing MRRAGLGDGAPAGNYGYTNSGYSVYEEENERLTESLRTKVSAIKSLSIEIGTEVKNQNKMLSEMDNDFDSAGGLLGATMGRLRTLSRGSQTKLLCYMMLFALFVFFVIYWIIKLR from the exons ATGAGGCGCGCAGGGCTGG GCGATGGAGCACCTGCTGGTAACTATGGCTATACCAATAGTGGATACAGCgtttatgaagaagaaaatgaaaggttaACAGAAAGTCTGCGTACAAAAGTCAGTGCCATTAAATCA ctttccATTGAAATTGGAACAgaagttaaaaaccaaaataaaatgttatcagAAATG gatAATGATTTTGACTCTGCGGGTGGACTTCTAGGTGCAACTATGGGCAGACTGAGAACACTCTCCAGAGGAAGCCAGACAAAGCTATTATGCTACATGATGCTTTTtgcactgtttgttttttttgtaatatacTGGATTATTAAACTGAGGTGA